The following proteins are co-located in the Candidatus Paracaedibacter acanthamoebae genome:
- a CDS encoding cell division protein FtsQ/DivIB → MPPVKRVKSLRRRQNHGKFLSQHLDTFVSLWKSPKRLRGSVGILKRRLIIAGSSATVTLMCYLILAGYPGIWLGKLGGYLIEKSTKIGFSLNEVYVYGRNHTESQRLLEQVQLRKGDPILKFSPEEIRQNIKQISWVKDVSVQRRLPDTIHISIEERVPVALWQHRQKHYLVDADGVIISDKSIHQYSHLLVVVGSDAPRHAPHLLKLLDQVPQLKQRISAIVWVGERRWNLLLDKTIEVKLPEKDPEGAIKRLLKVLKNDKLDFTQIKSIDLRHLTQVSLRLTTAAEIQLKGKGIEA, encoded by the coding sequence ATGCCACCAGTAAAGCGTGTTAAATCCCTTCGTCGGCGTCAAAATCACGGCAAATTCTTATCGCAGCATCTAGATACATTTGTCAGCCTGTGGAAGTCTCCCAAGCGTCTGCGTGGCAGTGTCGGAATTTTAAAGCGTCGTCTCATTATTGCCGGCAGTTCCGCCACTGTGACTCTCATGTGTTATCTTATTCTGGCAGGTTATCCCGGGATCTGGTTGGGTAAGCTTGGTGGTTATTTGATAGAAAAATCCACTAAGATTGGTTTTTCTTTAAATGAAGTATATGTTTACGGTCGTAATCACACTGAATCTCAGCGGTTGTTAGAGCAGGTACAGCTGCGCAAGGGTGATCCAATTCTTAAGTTCTCCCCCGAAGAAATTCGTCAAAATATTAAACAAATATCTTGGGTAAAAGATGTTTCTGTCCAGCGCCGCTTACCGGATACCATTCATATTTCTATTGAGGAACGAGTCCCTGTGGCTCTGTGGCAGCATCGTCAAAAGCATTATTTGGTCGACGCTGACGGCGTGATTATATCGGATAAGAGTATTCACCAATATTCTCACTTGTTAGTTGTAGTGGGAAGCGATGCCCCCCGGCATGCACCTCATTTATTAAAATTACTTGATCAGGTCCCTCAATTAAAACAACGTATTTCAGCCATTGTGTGGGTGGGTGAACGGCGTTGGAATTTGTTGCTGGATAAAACAATTGAAGTCAAACTACCCGAAAAAGATCCGGAAGGGGCTATCAAACGCCTGCTTAAGGTCTTAAAAAATGATAAATTGGATTTTACCCAGATTAAGTCTATTGATCTGCGCCATTTAACCCAGGTTTCTCTGCGCCTGACAACGGCAGCGGAGATTCAGCTTAAAGGGAAGGGGATAGAGGCTTAG
- a CDS encoding D-alanine--D-alanine ligase, with protein sequence MSKKNVAVLMGGWSNEREVSLMSGVDVAQALRTNGHTVREIDVTRDITKLANDLLPLPDVAFVALHGTGGEDGVIQGILETMAIPYTHSGVTASAVGMDKVLSRKLFQHIGLQTPPSKVVTVASLKQGHPMAVPYVIKPIAEGSSRGVYIVRDLSGTPPVDPNWPDSKKVLIEEFIDGREIQVGVMGDRALGAIEICPIAGFYDYEAKYTDGKAVHKMPAPISESAYQRALDIGLQAHQLLDCTGVSRSDLMYDETKDCFYLLEINTHPGMTPLSLLPEIAAHAGISYNDLVEWMLRNAQCHQ encoded by the coding sequence ATGTCAAAGAAAAACGTTGCAGTATTGATGGGTGGGTGGTCCAATGAGCGGGAGGTTTCCCTAATGTCTGGAGTCGATGTTGCTCAGGCGTTGCGTACGAATGGCCATACCGTTCGTGAAATTGATGTGACGAGAGACATTACCAAGTTAGCGAACGATTTATTACCCCTTCCGGATGTGGCTTTTGTGGCCTTGCATGGAACAGGCGGTGAAGATGGTGTGATTCAAGGCATCTTGGAAACCATGGCCATTCCTTATACCCATTCAGGGGTTACAGCGTCAGCTGTTGGAATGGACAAAGTTCTATCGCGCAAGCTTTTTCAACATATTGGGTTGCAAACACCACCCTCTAAAGTTGTAACTGTTGCATCCTTAAAACAAGGACACCCCATGGCGGTTCCATATGTTATTAAACCCATTGCCGAAGGATCCAGTCGGGGAGTTTATATCGTCCGTGATCTATCAGGCACCCCGCCAGTTGATCCCAATTGGCCTGATTCAAAAAAAGTTTTAATTGAAGAATTTATTGATGGTCGGGAAATTCAAGTCGGTGTTATGGGCGACCGGGCCTTAGGGGCCATAGAAATTTGCCCAATTGCAGGATTTTATGACTATGAGGCGAAGTATACTGATGGTAAGGCGGTCCATAAAATGCCAGCTCCGATTTCTGAATCAGCCTATCAACGAGCGCTAGACATTGGTCTACAGGCGCATCAGCTTCTTGACTGCACTGGGGTTTCACGATCAGACTTGATGTATGATGAAACTAAAGATTGTTTTTACCTTTTAGAAATTAATACCCACCCAGGGATGACGCCTTTATCATTGCTGCCAGAAATTGCGGCTCATGCCGGTATTAGCTATAATGATTTAGTTGAATGGATGTTGAGGAATGCGCAATGCCACCAGTAA
- a CDS encoding acyl-CoA thioesterase, protein MAKKELVIKVVAMPRDINPDGDMFGGWILSQMDLAAYLHVRKHTRARVVTVAIDNIVFHHPVFIGDCLICYAITEKIGRTSITVKIDVIVERKEGHAQQQVTEGRFTFVAIGEDKKPVPLING, encoded by the coding sequence ATGGCCAAAAAAGAGCTAGTTATTAAAGTTGTTGCTATGCCCCGCGACATTAATCCGGATGGAGACATGTTTGGGGGGTGGATTTTAAGCCAAATGGACTTGGCGGCTTACCTGCATGTTCGAAAGCATACGCGGGCTAGAGTTGTAACAGTGGCAATTGATAATATCGTTTTTCATCACCCTGTTTTCATTGGTGACTGCCTAATTTGCTATGCAATTACAGAAAAGATTGGGCGCACCAGTATCACTGTTAAAATTGACGTTATTGTGGAACGCAAAGAAGGGCACGCCCAACAACAAGTCACCGAAGGTCGTTTTACCTTTGTTGCCATTGGGGAGGACAAAAAACCTGTCCCTCTTATTAATGGATAA
- a CDS encoding acyl carrier protein, translating into MSNVKDRVIDIVVDHLGVDTGKVTETSSFVDDLGADSLDTVELVMKFEEEFGIEIPDTAAEKIATVKDAIAFIEANAA; encoded by the coding sequence ATGAGCAATGTTAAAGACCGCGTTATAGACATCGTTGTGGATCACCTAGGTGTTGATACCGGCAAAGTAACAGAAACATCAAGCTTTGTTGATGACCTTGGTGCAGACAGCCTTGACACAGTTGAATTAGTCATGAAATTCGAAGAAGAATTTGGGATTGAAATTCCGGATACAGCTGCAGAAAAAATCGCAACCGTTAAAGATGCGATTGCGTTTATCGAAGCTAACGCAGCCTAA
- the fabF gene encoding beta-ketoacyl-ACP synthase II, which translates to MRRVVITGIGLVTPLGDGVKPSWDAILASKSGIRAVDTFDVSDIPAKIAGLIPRGEATEYGKGLFNPNLYMEPKDQRKVDDFILYGVAAAQQAIEDSGWAPQTDEERWRTGVIIGAGIGGLQEIHKTGAILDASGPRRVSPFFIPASLINLTSGHVSIRHGFMGPNHSVVTACATGAHAIGDASRMIMFGDADVMVAGGSEAAVCRLGMAGFAAARALSTNFNDTPEQASRPWDQDRDGFVMGEGAGIVVVEEYEHAKKRGAKIYAEIIGYGMSGDAHHITAPAEDGNGAYRAMKAALHNAKINPEEVDYINAHGTSTPVGDAIEVKAVKRAFGEHAYKLSMSSTKSAIGHLLGAAGSVETIFCALAIKDQVAPPTLNLEAPSEGCDLDLVAKHAKQRPIKVTVSNSFGFGGTNASLILKAI; encoded by the coding sequence ATGCGTCGAGTCGTTATTACAGGCATTGGTTTGGTTACCCCGTTAGGGGATGGTGTAAAGCCGTCATGGGATGCCATCTTAGCAAGCAAGTCAGGAATTCGGGCTGTTGATACATTTGATGTATCTGATATTCCAGCAAAAATTGCAGGTTTAATCCCTCGCGGAGAGGCAACCGAGTATGGCAAAGGGCTTTTCAACCCTAACTTATATATGGAACCAAAAGATCAACGCAAAGTTGATGACTTTATCCTTTATGGTGTTGCCGCTGCTCAACAAGCCATCGAAGATTCCGGATGGGCCCCTCAAACAGACGAAGAACGCTGGCGGACAGGTGTCATCATTGGTGCCGGTATTGGTGGGTTGCAAGAAATTCATAAAACGGGCGCAATATTGGATGCTTCAGGACCGCGTCGCGTATCACCATTTTTCATCCCAGCATCCTTAATTAATTTGACGTCAGGTCACGTTTCTATCCGTCACGGATTTATGGGCCCCAATCATTCCGTTGTTACAGCTTGCGCAACCGGTGCCCATGCCATTGGCGATGCCTCCCGAATGATTATGTTTGGTGATGCTGACGTTATGGTTGCCGGTGGCAGCGAAGCCGCCGTATGCCGCCTTGGTATGGCTGGGTTCGCAGCAGCTCGGGCTTTGTCCACTAATTTTAATGACACTCCAGAACAAGCATCTCGTCCATGGGATCAAGACCGCGATGGTTTTGTCATGGGAGAAGGTGCCGGTATCGTAGTCGTCGAAGAATATGAACACGCCAAAAAGCGGGGCGCTAAGATTTATGCAGAAATTATCGGCTATGGTATGTCCGGGGATGCCCATCACATCACAGCCCCGGCTGAAGATGGAAACGGAGCCTACCGCGCCATGAAGGCAGCCTTGCATAATGCAAAAATTAATCCAGAAGAAGTTGATTATATCAATGCCCACGGAACATCAACGCCTGTTGGCGATGCAATCGAAGTCAAAGCTGTGAAACGTGCCTTTGGTGAGCATGCTTATAAGCTATCCATGTCCTCGACAAAATCTGCCATAGGACACCTCTTGGGTGCCGCTGGCAGTGTCGAAACGATCTTCTGTGCTTTGGCCATCAAAGACCAAGTAGCCCCACCAACCCTCAATCTAGAGGCGCCGTCTGAAGGTTGTGATTTGGACTTAGTCGCAAAGCATGCAAAGCAACGACCTATTAAAGTTACTGTATCTAATTCTTTTGGATTTGGTGGCACGAATGCTTCCCTTATCCTAAAGGCAATTTAA
- the ndk gene encoding nucleoside-diphosphate kinase produces MAIERTFSIIKPDATRRNLTGKINAKIEEAGLRIIAQKRIQLTKAQAEGFYGVHKERAFFNDLVSFMISGPVVVQALESENAVAKYREVMGATNPENADAGTIRKEFAESIEANSVHGSDSLENAAIEIAYFFAQVDLVG; encoded by the coding sequence ATGGCAATCGAAAGAACATTTTCAATCATTAAACCGGATGCGACGCGTCGCAATCTAACGGGCAAAATCAATGCGAAAATCGAAGAAGCAGGTCTACGCATTATCGCTCAAAAGCGCATTCAATTGACAAAAGCTCAAGCCGAAGGTTTCTACGGAGTTCATAAAGAACGCGCCTTTTTTAATGACTTGGTTTCTTTCATGATTTCTGGCCCTGTCGTTGTCCAAGCCCTTGAGAGTGAGAATGCTGTTGCTAAATACCGTGAAGTTATGGGTGCGACGAATCCAGAAAATGCAGATGCCGGTACAATTCGTAAGGAATTTGCAGAATCTATTGAAGCAAACTCTGTTCATGGATCTGACTCTTTAGAAAATGCAGCCATCGAAATTGCATACTTCTTTGCCCAAGTGGACTTAGTTGGCTAA
- a CDS encoding tetratricopeptide repeat protein, whose protein sequence is MLKYIPIGFLLATASADAQDDKNKREGVSSIEISPQQEMLREETLINQFLPLIKEKAAKKEPLACFQLASFYHAQAPDDHTQEIVQLYTIAAEAKHMDSCYILGMAFYHEDWGLKRTDVRLVKYLTEAAARGNGEAVSYLALAYWHGFGGEKDINAAIKWLDKAVELDHAMGLCVYGTLLRSKKDIEADYPRAKQYFERAVAKECAYAMTQLGIMHQFGEGCEKNVTEAIRLYRQAITTEADQDQAMLNLGMLYFEGTEVAQDIEAAQYYLGLSADLGDRDAQRVMGTALVKGESLEKRTYAGLTYLAKAAAQGDERARSLLDVESDSLTVSADSGDKEAQRVLGICLMDGTIFEENTLLGLRYVWRAAEQGDELANQLLEEIEKISCLY, encoded by the coding sequence ATGCTTAAATATATTCCAATCGGGTTTTTATTAGCGACCGCATCTGCGGATGCTCAGGATGACAAAAATAAGAGGGAGGGGGTATCCTCTATAGAAATTTCGCCGCAGCAAGAGATGCTGAGGGAGGAGACTCTCATCAATCAATTTTTGCCGCTCATAAAGGAAAAGGCTGCTAAAAAAGAGCCGTTAGCGTGTTTCCAACTCGCCTCTTTCTATCATGCACAAGCACCGGACGATCACACGCAAGAAATTGTCCAGCTCTATACAATTGCTGCCGAAGCTAAACATATGGATTCTTGTTATATTTTAGGAATGGCGTTCTATCATGAAGATTGGGGGTTAAAAAGAACAGACGTCCGTTTGGTAAAATATTTAACTGAGGCGGCTGCACGGGGAAATGGTGAGGCAGTATCTTATCTTGCCCTAGCTTATTGGCATGGGTTTGGTGGGGAGAAAGACATTAATGCAGCGATTAAATGGTTAGATAAGGCTGTTGAACTTGATCATGCGATGGGTTTATGCGTCTATGGCACGTTATTGCGATCGAAAAAGGATATTGAAGCTGACTATCCGCGCGCTAAGCAATATTTTGAGAGAGCGGTTGCAAAGGAATGTGCTTATGCGATGACACAATTGGGTATCATGCATCAATTTGGTGAAGGATGTGAAAAGAATGTTACTGAAGCCATTCGATTATATCGCCAAGCTATTACGACAGAAGCTGATCAAGATCAAGCCATGTTGAATTTAGGGATGCTATATTTTGAAGGAACGGAAGTTGCACAAGATATTGAGGCGGCTCAATATTATTTAGGATTATCCGCTGATTTAGGAGATAGAGATGCTCAGCGTGTGATGGGGACAGCCTTGGTGAAAGGCGAAAGCCTTGAAAAAAGGACGTATGCTGGTCTAACTTATTTGGCGAAGGCTGCTGCTCAAGGAGATGAGAGAGCAAGATCATTGCTAGATGTTGAGAGCGACTCTTTAACAGTCTCAGCTGATTCCGGTGATAAAGAGGCTCAACGCGTGTTGGGGATATGTTTGATGGATGGTACGATTTTTGAAGAAAATACGTTGCTTGGTCTCAGATATGTGTGGAGGGCTGCAGAACAGGGAGATGAATTAGCTAACCAACTGCTAGAGGAAATTGAAAAAATATCTTGTCTTTATTAA
- a CDS encoding tetratricopeptide repeat protein has translation MFKYASIGLLLATVLVKAQDDKNEIGKLASNMASMEIAPQQERGNEVALINQLLPLIKEKEAKEDPIACFQLASIYYERAPQAYAEEIVRLYIIAAEAKHIDSCYILGMAFYSEQLGLKKTDARLVKYLTVAANAGHSAAPSYLGLTYLHGVGVEKDVKAAIEWLDKAVEHNHVVGLCTYGVLLRAGEGIEPDYPRAKEYFERAVAKKYAYALTQLGVMHQFGEGCEKNIHEAVHLYYQAIATGGHQDKQDQAFLNLGMLYLEGTEIEQNIDKAERYLITSADWGNRDAQRIIGMCLVEGQILKKRTYTGLTYLARAAAQGDEVASSLLGVEKNSLTLLARSGNKEAQRVLGICLMDDTIFEKDKEFGLGYIRMVAEQDDELAKLMLEEIQNLS, from the coding sequence ATGTTTAAGTATGCTTCAATTGGCCTTTTATTAGCCACTGTATTGGTTAAGGCTCAGGATGATAAAAATGAGATAGGGAAGTTAGCCTCTAATATGGCCTCTATGGAGATTGCGCCGCAGCAAGAGCGGGGGAATGAGGTGGCTCTCATCAATCAACTTTTGCCACTCATAAAAGAAAAGGAGGCTAAAGAAGATCCGATAGCTTGTTTCCAACTCGCTTCTATCTATTATGAGCGAGCACCGCAGGCATATGCGGAAGAAATTGTTCGGCTCTATATAATTGCGGCAGAGGCAAAGCATATTGATTCTTGTTATATTTTAGGAATGGCGTTTTATAGTGAACAGTTAGGATTAAAAAAAACAGATGCCCGTTTAGTAAAGTATTTGACTGTCGCGGCTAACGCAGGGCATAGTGCGGCACCTTCTTATCTTGGGCTAACTTATTTGCATGGAGTTGGCGTCGAGAAAGACGTTAAGGCAGCAATTGAATGGTTAGATAAGGCTGTTGAACATAACCATGTGGTTGGATTATGCACCTATGGGGTATTATTGCGAGCAGGTGAGGGAATTGAGCCTGACTATCCACGGGCTAAGGAATATTTTGAGAGAGCGGTTGCGAAAAAGTATGCTTATGCGCTGACACAGCTAGGTGTCATGCATCAATTCGGTGAAGGATGTGAAAAGAATATTCATGAAGCCGTTCATTTATACTACCAAGCAATTGCGACAGGAGGTCACCAGGATAAACAAGACCAAGCTTTCTTAAATTTAGGAATGCTGTATCTTGAAGGGACTGAAATTGAACAAAATATTGATAAGGCAGAACGTTATTTAATTACCTCTGCTGATTGGGGAAATAGAGACGCCCAGCGTATCATCGGCATGTGTTTAGTAGAGGGTCAAATCCTTAAAAAAAGGACGTATACTGGTCTAACTTATTTGGCGAGGGCTGCTGCTCAAGGAGATGAGGTAGCAAGCTCTTTGCTGGGTGTTGAGAAAAACTCTTTAACACTCTTAGCTCGTTCTGGCAATAAAGAGGCTCAGCGTGTGTTGGGAATATGTTTAATGGATGACACGATCTTTGAAAAAGATAAGGAGTTTGGTTTAGGGTATATACGCATGGTTGCTGAGCAAGACGATGAATTGGCTAAGTTAATGCTAGAGGAAATTCAAAATTTATCATAG
- a CDS encoding ComEC/Rec2 family competence protein, with protein MVDRLRVLLEQEFSRLFLWFPAGMGLGVVSYLCLPTEPALWISFSCFALSGILLFLSRQTRFLKFLLAACFSVSLGFTAIHYKTWRLVSIDRVLPLQQKEKGQFIGHVQDIEFMKNRQRFIIKLKDGRRVRLSAKETQEISIGDQIRFWSTLLPFSNPVLEDGYDYGRAAFYKKLSATGRMTQVVALQESPATQSTVQALRAKVTQALFAAMPGESGAIAAALVTGERGRISEATRQAYADAGIAHVLAISGLHLSMIAGLIFMIVRRGLCLSMTLAERYNLKKIASFLTIPFLIAYLMISGMGVPAIRSFIMVGIVLVGTIVDRQALSMRTLALAAIAILLIQPENLMSASFALSFAAVMALIAAYENGWAPLQSWSNEGGSWRRIIVYCVGIVASTIIATVATLPITLYIFNRISLQAIIGNLVAIPLMGFLIMPLLLMGVLLLPLGQFEKVFNILDQAIALMTNVAHWTATLPGAAIQVGKPSEAFIWLMAIGGLWLCLWRTKIRFLGVFPCFIALSLLWLKPDPFIWMSPEAQIYWYDGQTLSTFAKARPNNFAKELILRQLGLKEIHAVATDTAQVTILGNSVVLLNEKFSYKTHSSLCQKAKIIISCRYERMVPFLREKAEIVIDKSDLQHRRGILIRFDHGQPYVGRIAQNRPWRIVP; from the coding sequence ATGGTTGATCGATTAAGAGTTCTTCTGGAACAAGAATTTAGCCGACTCTTCCTATGGTTTCCAGCAGGCATGGGACTAGGCGTGGTAAGTTATTTATGCCTGCCAACGGAACCGGCTCTTTGGATATCCTTCTCGTGTTTTGCCCTTAGTGGGATTCTTTTATTTTTAAGCCGTCAAACACGATTCTTAAAATTTTTGCTGGCGGCTTGTTTTAGTGTTAGTTTGGGCTTTACCGCAATCCATTATAAAACTTGGCGTTTAGTCTCAATTGATCGCGTGCTGCCCTTACAACAAAAAGAAAAAGGCCAATTTATTGGACACGTCCAAGATATTGAATTTATGAAAAATCGCCAACGCTTTATCATCAAGCTTAAGGATGGACGGCGGGTGAGGCTATCAGCAAAAGAAACTCAGGAGATTTCAATTGGCGACCAAATTCGCTTTTGGTCCACCTTATTGCCTTTTTCTAATCCAGTCTTAGAAGATGGTTATGACTATGGTCGAGCTGCTTTTTATAAAAAGCTTTCCGCCACAGGGCGTATGACCCAAGTGGTGGCCCTGCAAGAATCTCCGGCCACGCAGTCGACGGTACAAGCTCTGCGAGCAAAGGTGACGCAGGCTCTCTTTGCTGCTATGCCCGGCGAGTCGGGGGCCATTGCAGCAGCCTTGGTAACAGGCGAGAGAGGGCGGATTTCAGAGGCAACGCGCCAAGCTTATGCAGATGCAGGGATTGCCCATGTTCTCGCCATTTCAGGTTTACACCTAAGTATGATTGCAGGGCTTATTTTCATGATTGTTCGGCGAGGACTCTGCTTGAGCATGACCTTGGCTGAGCGTTATAACCTTAAGAAAATCGCAAGCTTTTTAACGATTCCCTTTTTAATTGCCTATTTAATGATTTCAGGGATGGGTGTGCCAGCAATACGCTCTTTCATCATGGTTGGTATTGTTTTGGTCGGGACTATTGTGGACCGGCAAGCGCTATCGATGCGGACTTTGGCCTTGGCTGCAATTGCGATTCTCTTAATCCAACCGGAAAATCTGATGTCCGCGAGTTTTGCTTTATCTTTTGCTGCAGTGATGGCTTTAATTGCGGCTTATGAGAATGGGTGGGCACCTTTGCAAAGCTGGTCCAACGAAGGTGGTTCGTGGCGTCGTATTATTGTTTATTGTGTTGGTATTGTGGCCTCAACGATTATTGCTACGGTGGCGACTCTTCCTATCACGCTTTACATTTTTAATCGGATATCGCTGCAGGCAATTATTGGCAATTTGGTGGCTATTCCCTTAATGGGGTTTCTGATTATGCCCTTGTTGTTGATGGGCGTGCTGCTTTTACCCTTGGGGCAGTTTGAGAAGGTGTTTAATATATTGGATCAGGCGATTGCCCTGATGACGAACGTTGCCCATTGGACAGCAACGTTGCCTGGCGCCGCTATTCAAGTAGGGAAACCATCTGAAGCTTTTATTTGGCTGATGGCCATAGGGGGACTGTGGTTGTGCCTCTGGCGAACCAAAATCCGCTTTTTGGGTGTGTTTCCTTGTTTCATTGCGCTCAGTTTATTGTGGCTTAAGCCAGATCCATTTATTTGGATGTCGCCTGAAGCTCAAATCTATTGGTATGATGGGCAGACTCTTTCAACGTTTGCAAAGGCACGTCCAAATAATTTTGCTAAAGAACTCATATTGCGACAACTTGGGTTAAAAGAGATTCATGCTGTTGCAACGGATACAGCTCAGGTAACTATTTTAGGAAATTCAGTTGTCTTGCTGAATGAGAAATTTTCATATAAGACTCATAGTTCTTTGTGTCAGAAGGCAAAAATTATTATATCTTGCCGCTATGAAAGAATGGTGCCGTTCTTAAGGGAGAAGGCTGAAATTGTTATCGATAAATCCGATTTACAACACCGTCGCGGTATCCTTATTCGTTTTGATCACGGTCAACCTTATGTGGGCAGAATTGCTCAAAATCGCCCTTGGCGGATAGTGCCGTAA
- the rpmI gene encoding 50S ribosomal protein L35, whose product MPKMKTKSSAKKRFKLTASGMVKMGQAGKRHGMRKRSNKFIRNARGMTTMNESFAKKVRTFYFHV is encoded by the coding sequence ATGCCCAAGATGAAAACGAAGAGCAGCGCTAAGAAGCGTTTTAAGCTCACTGCATCCGGCATGGTCAAAATGGGCCAAGCTGGTAAGCGTCACGGTATGCGCAAGCGTTCAAATAAATTCATTCGGAATGCTCGCGGCATGACGACGATGAACGAAAGCTTTGCCAAAAAAGTTCGTACCTTTTATTTCCACGTTTAA
- the rplT gene encoding 50S ribosomal protein L20, which produces MARVKRGVTTHARHKKIIKMAKGYRGRSGTCFRPAIQRVEKGLQYAYRDRRAKKRTFRALWIQRINAGVREYGLNYSTFMGGLIKAGIDMDRKVLAGLAMSNPETFKSIVETVQKTLAK; this is translated from the coding sequence ATGGCACGCGTCAAAAGAGGTGTAACAACACACGCTCGTCACAAAAAAATCATTAAGATGGCTAAGGGTTATCGCGGTCGTAGCGGTACTTGTTTCCGTCCAGCAATTCAACGCGTCGAAAAAGGTTTGCAATATGCATACCGCGACCGTCGCGCCAAAAAGCGTACTTTCCGCGCCTTGTGGATTCAACGTATTAATGCTGGTGTGCGGGAATACGGATTAAATTACTCCACCTTCATGGGCGGATTAATCAAAGCTGGCATCGATATGGATCGTAAAGTTCTTGCTGGTTTGGCAATGTCCAACCCAGAGACATTCAAGTCCATCGTTGAAACAGTTCAAAAGACTTTAGCGAAATAA
- a CDS encoding phosphoribosyltransferase family protein → MKLLKNILTILGVSSAIITRTVYGVETMITHQEASVLMTETPVPKNYLTDNQIRQTSITLADKIKGNEYLGLVAITRGGLAPTLYLSEQLIIKDIRTISISSYGDDGKQGHFKITHKPDLANGGEGYLFIDDLVDSGKTLKLIRSFYPNATFAVLYAKPEGKDATDFFAVEVPQHEWLVFPWEPDWIPQS, encoded by the coding sequence ATGAAGCTGCTAAAAAATATTTTGACTATCCTAGGCGTTTCTAGTGCAATAATAACCAGAACTGTCTATGGAGTAGAAACAATGATAACTCATCAAGAAGCATCGGTTTTGATGACCGAAACGCCGGTTCCTAAGAATTATTTAACAGATAATCAGATTCGTCAAACATCCATAACTTTGGCAGATAAAATCAAAGGAAATGAATATCTTGGTTTGGTCGCTATTACACGCGGCGGATTGGCACCTACTTTATACTTATCAGAACAGTTAATAATTAAGGATATACGCACTATTTCCATTTCCAGTTATGGGGACGATGGTAAACAAGGTCACTTTAAGATTACCCACAAACCAGATTTAGCCAATGGTGGTGAGGGCTATCTCTTCATTGATGATTTGGTTGATAGTGGAAAAACTTTAAAATTGATTCGCTCCTTTTATCCAAACGCAACTTTCGCCGTTTTGTATGCAAAACCAGAAGGTAAAGACGCCACTGATTTCTTTGCTGTTGAAGTTCCTCAACATGAATGGCTTGTCTTCCCCTGGGAACCCGATTGGATCCCCCAAAGCTAA